DNA from bacterium:
TTATACCAAAGTCTTCAATTAAATGCAAGAAAAAAAGTAAAATGGCTGGGTGTAATAATTTTTTTAACAAATTTCTCTTGAAAAATTATATCATAAATGTTATAATAATAGGGCTTTACGAAATTAAAAGTAAGTAATCGGTTAATTGGTAACTAATTACCAGTTACCATTTACCAAATATAAGGAGTTGTCCCAAAATGATAGAACGATATACATTACCACAAATGGCAGGTATCTGGACATTGGAAAATAGATACCAAAAAATTCTTGATGTTGAGATTTGTGCCTGCGAGGCACAGGCAGAATTAGGATATATTCCAGAGGAAGCAGTTAGGGTCATAAAAGAGAAGGCAAAATTTGATGTCAAACGAGTCCAGGAGATAGAAAAAACAACCCAGCATGATGTTATTGCTTTGTTAACCAATGTCGCTGAGTATGTTGGAGAAGAATCACGATTTATTCATTTTGGGCTTACTTCTTATGATGTGGTTGATACTGGATTATCTCTGATGATAATAGAGGCTCTTGGTATTATCGAAGATGACTTAATAAAATTAAGTGAAACATTATTCGCCGGGGCGATAAAATATAAAAAAACCATAATGATAGGTCGCACTCATGGAGCCCATGCGGAACCTATTACCTTTGGTTTAAAATTAGCCTTATGGTATAAAGAGACTCAACGCAATCTACTCAGAATTAGAGAGGCAAAGGAATGTATCAGGGTGGGTAAACTATCCGGTGCCGTGGGCACATACTCCCAGATTGACCCAAAGGTAGAAGAATATGTTTGTCATAAACTTGGATTAACACCAGCAGAAGTTTCAACTCAAGTTATTCAACGAGACCGACATGCCCAGGTTTTGACGACATTAGCCATCATTGCCTCATCATTAGATAAATTTGCTACAGAGATTAGAAATCTGGCACGCACAGATATACGAGAGGTAGAGGAGGCTTTTGGAGAGGGACAAAAAGGTTCTTCCGCGATGCCGCATAAACGCAATCCCATTACTTGCGAGCGAATTTCTGGGTTAGCCCGAATTGTCCGAGCAAACGCCCTCGCCTCATTAGAAAATATCCCGCTGTGGCATGAACGCGATATCACTCATTCCTCAG
Protein-coding regions in this window:
- the purB gene encoding adenylosuccinate lyase, with translation MIERYTLPQMAGIWTLENRYQKILDVEICACEAQAELGYIPEEAVRVIKEKAKFDVKRVQEIEKTTQHDVIALLTNVAEYVGEESRFIHFGLTSYDVVDTGLSLMIIEALGIIEDDLIKLSETLFAGAIKYKKTIMIGRTHGAHAEPITFGLKLALWYKETQRNLLRIREAKECIRVGKLSGAVGTYSQIDPKVEEYVCHKLGLTPAEVSTQVIQRDRHAQVLTTLAIIASSLDKFATEIRNLARTDIREVEEAFGEGQKGSSAMPHKRNPITCERISGLARIVRANALASLENIPLWHERDITHSSVERIILPDSFTLVNYMLVKFRDVVKNLVIYPENMRKNIDKTHGLIHSQRVLLALAYKGLSRENAYKLVQRNAMKSLDEGIEFKDLLKKDREILKVLKAKEIEACFDLGYFIRHIDYIFERLEIS